The Pan troglodytes isolate AG18354 chromosome 19, NHGRI_mPanTro3-v2.0_pri, whole genome shotgun sequence region GCGGCACGTGCCCAGCGGGCAGATCATGGCAGTGAAGGTAGAGTTGACATTCTCCCAAATGTTTTATATCTGCTGTGTATACATTTGTCCACCTCAATTGTCAACCAGCCCTTTTAATAGAAGCAAAACCATCTTCCGTAGGGTAAAACAGAAAAGATTATTTGCAGGGAACAGTATTTTCCTCCAAAGGTATGGAAAAGTCTTCCTTGGTGTGAGTTGtatctactttttatttgtttttttaactctTAACTCTCCCTCCACCCATTCTTctaccatttttaatttttacaaaactaCCATGTTATCatcacacttaaaaataattaatgggccaggtgtggtggctcacgcctgtaatcctagcaggttgggaggccaaggcgggtggatcacgaggtcaggagttcgagaccagcctggccaacatagtgaaaccttgtctctactaaaaatacaaaaaattagccaggcatggtggcacacacctgtagtcgcagctacttgggaggttgaggcaggagaatcacttgaacccgggaggtggaggttgtggtgagccgagatcgtgccactgcactccggcctggacaacagagtgagactccatctcaaataatattaataataataataataatgatacttcCTTCATCTAATCCGGAGTCCAAATGAAAATTTCCTTGATCATCtcaaagtgtgtgtgtttgttttgtcctGTTGGATTTTCAAATCAGCATCCCAATGAAAGTTTACGTATTGCATTTGGCTGTTATGACTCATAGATctcttttattctatattttgttGCTTTTAAAGAATTGCCTCTGAAAATCAAGAAACCAGAATTGGGAGAGAAAATTGTCTCCATTTGTGGAAAAAGGAGGGTAAAATATATCTAGAGTAAATTTGCATAGTTTTTGAGCTatgaaaggaaatttaaaatcatttcatatTATTGAGTAGGTGTTCGGAGGATCATAAAGAATTAACATCTCTAGCTGAGTTAATAGATTGGGGCTATTGTTAGGAATAATCAGGTGACTTGGATCCTTTTGCTTTTAAAGAATGGGAATACTTTTATCTTGTAGATTTTTCAGTCTGTTCTTCTGCTGACTTGCTAAGTAGGCAAAAAGTGTGAAGTCCTAGTGATATTGTATCTCTCCTATCATTTAATGACATAATCATGTTTCTGTAAGGCTACATTTCCTAGTGTGACAGATTGTTCTTCCCTCAGAAGCACTGGGATAGGGATGAACAGTTTCTCTATTTCTCTAATTGCTTCTATTTTGTATAGCTGTACCAATTCTCTTACAGTTACTGTTCCCTCCAAATACTCTTACATGTTCCCAAAGAAGAgcttttggctttttattttcttggaacCCCAGATAAGCAGCAAAGTCCTTAATATTGTGCCCTCTTTGCACTGAACAGACATAATACAGTAAACCAGATTGTTTTCGTACCTTGGAAATACATTCCAAAACATTTTGTCACTCTCCAAAACACACTATCAATTTGTTTCTTACCAGGACTATTCAGGAAATCAAATGAGTAACAGCCTTCCTTATTTTCATGTGTTACAAATAGCTAATCACTTAGGGTGGATATTCACAATGTCGTTGCCAGAAGTTGTGTCATGAACTGTACTATTTTCACGATGGGACTCCTTCAGgtccctgcctgcctcatcctcagAGTAGTAACCATAAATTTTCCATGCATTTCCATTCAGCGGATCCGAGCCACAGTAAATAGCCAGGAACAGAAACGGCTACTGATGgatttggatatttccatgaggACGGTGGACTGTCCATTCACTGTCACCTTTTATGGCGCACTGTTTCGGGAGGTAGGTGACCCTTCAATTCAAAGTCCAAGAGGAACAATAACTTaaaaagaagtttctttgatCATGTAAATGCCATCACAATCATAGAGCTCTTTCTTGTTTGACACATCTTGTATACGGGGGTTTACGTGTGTGCAATGATGACATGCCCTGGAGCAAGGTTGGATTGAAATTATGGTATTTTCAAATGTGGTTAGCCTTTTTAAGATGTGGAGTTTCTcgtctcctttcttttttgttttgtttatcttggCAGAACTTTCTATATCGCCTATAGACTGATTTGCTTAGATCTcttataatttgaaatattctgGTCTTTTGACTGCTTTAGGAGCTTCATCTAGCCTACTTGTGTACCATATAGACTTACTTTGATCTCTTTTCTCTACCTCTGTTTTTCACTTTAGCGTTATATGGATTATGAGGCTTCACCTCATTAAAACCAGCTTTTTGACTGACTATTGCTGGTATTTAGTGTGAGAGATCCGACATGGAGGAGGCATCTAGACCTAACTCCTAGACAGTGGTATCAGTAAAGGCCTGGATATCTGGGGTTGTATTGCTTATGTCTGTTAgtaattagattccatttttcATTAAGGGGTAGGAGAGCACATGCAGGTTCTGCTCGGCTACCTACTGGTTTGCTCTTTGTAGATAACCTTGCTTATTTGTAAATTCCTTTATGATCTTGACAGAAAACAATGtatttccccccaaaattcaagaaagaaataGTTAATTCTTCAGGATAGGGtttactggtttttgtttttttctttctccctttttcatccttttaaacAATTCCTGAAACAATTGGTCTCCAGGGTGATGTGTGGATCTGCATGGAGCTCATGGATACATCACTAGATAAATTCTACAAACAAGTTATTGATAAAGGCCAGACAATTCCAGAGGACATCTTAGGGAAAATAGCAGTTTCTGTGAGTACATTTTGATCCCTACTGCAAGGATAATGTGAGAAATAAAGTCCCTATGTGTCTTCGGACCTCAGTATGAAGAAATACTACCTGGGCCACAGCTACTATTCGTACATGTCTGTTGACATTTATTGGTGGATGGATAAATACATGCTTTCCTTTCTGAGCACTGTGTAGAAGATTCTAGCACTGCTTTGGTTTGGCAGACTCTAGGTTAAATGACTCTAAGTGCTGCATTCATCAGCTATGACCACATTCCTGGTGTCTATATTCTGACATtagtttattttggttttcatttatggatttttaaaatgttctcttaAGACTAGTAGGCATAgaagaaagcagaaggaaaataaacagaaagaaggTCTTCTACCTTCATGGCTATTCAGGCTCAGGAGggtggagagaaaaagaaggaggacAAATGAACAAGACAGATGAGGGAGACATCCTCTCTGATATAAGATACAGTCCTCTCTGGTGGATGGAGTCCAATTTGTGTAACTTCCTATGTATTTTCCTAGATAGGACCACCACTATTTGAGAAAATATCTCACTGGTAACCTAAAGCCAAGGATAATAAACCTTGATATACTTaacattcaatttctttccagCAATGTGATAAATAAATCTATCTTGTGTTTCTCTTGCAGATTGTAAAAGCATTAGAACATTTACATAGTAAGCTGTCTGTCATTCACAGAGGTAAGCATCCATGAGCTGCCTTGGCTGTTCCTTTGATAAAGTTCATCTCTTTCACCTGGAGTCCGTCCCTACCCCCAATCCCCCATGGATGGAAGTAGAATTGACTCAGGCAAGAGAACTAAGGGGCTTTCCTTTGAGATTGGATAGCAAACCATATAAGTAGTATTCCTTATCATGGCTGAGGACATAAGAAGAAGACGTGATCTTTGTCTTACATCCAAATTGAATATAAACACTTGTTAGCAAGCAGAGCTATGAGATCATATCATTGAGAATTTTAGAGAATACGATAAAAATCGATCTTGTATTGGCCATCACATGAGAGCTTGTTGGAAAAGAATCATGGGTCTCAAGATCAAATGAAttggaatttgcattttaacaagatttccaggtgattcttgtgCACATGAAAGTGTGAAAAACTCTGGTAGAATGTAGAGCCCTTTCAGACAACAGGAGGCAGGATATAATGAtttatctcttcctctttcctcttcttccttcttattGGCCTGTTATCTCTTCAACcagccattcatccatccatccattcattcattttctatccacccattcatccatttattcatcttttaaaatcactTCTAAAATGTAATAGATCCACTGAGAGGTAtctgagaagaaaatatattctgattAAATTATGCATCAGGATTATTATAGGGAAgtaagataaatatacaaaacaacaacaacaacaacaacaaaaaccaccttAGAAATATGAAAGTACCAAGCTGGGTgccgtggttcatgcctataatcccagcactttgggaggccaaggagggcaggtcacctgaggtcaggaatttgagaccagcctgcccaacatggtgaaaccccgcgtctactgaaaatacaaaaattagttaggtgtggtggtgggtgtctgtaatcccagctacttgggaggctgaggcaggtgattgTAGTGATTGTAGTCAGGGAAACTTCTGGGAAGAGATAACCTGAACCCTGTCTTTGGGAAGAATAATGGAATGTATTGGTAAGTAAGAGGGCCTTGTGGTTGGGATAAttcttaaactctctgagcctggAAATAATGTAAAATGCCTTCCACAGTGTGCCTATTATTGTAAgttgttattattaaaaattggaaaaataggaTGAAGGAAGATGAGGAGAAGAAAATAGGAAGGAATACAGATAGGAAAAAGACTGTAGATTATTCACAACTTTGAAATTAACATTAAGGGTTATTTCACCATTATGAAATATGTAATTCATATTAGAGAAAATATGTaaggtataaaaataataaaatgaaatttgtgtatattctagcttaaagggaaaattataaaggataatttttaaagcttttgtaaTAATCTTTTACTTCCAATTTTATGGGTGTTATGAAAAGTATCACAAAGGGAAAAATTAGCTGTAATTTCAAATGTTATTATCCAGAGATAATCGTAGTTCCATTTTTTGGGCATATGGGCGGGTGGGTTAAATTTTTCTAGTCAAAAGGATTCGTTTAAAATCTGGTCTGTCATACTGCTTCTTCAGTAACCTGCCCTGTGGTCTGGAATACCTGGGTTTATGATCCTTTACACTATGTGACCTCTGACACATCGCTAGCAGAGGTTTCAATCAAAATTTGTTGCtttgggccaggcttggtggctcacacctgtaatcacagccctttgggaggtggggtgggaggactgcttgaggccaggagtttgagaccagcctggtcaacaaagagACATCctgtctgtcaaaaaaaaaaaaaaaaaagttagctaggcatggtggttcacacctgtagtccaagctactcaggagactgaggcgggaggatgatttgagcccaggagtttgaggctgcagtgagctatgatcacaccactgcacaccggttgagtgacagagtaagaccttatcTTGAaggaaaaaccaaaccaaacaaacacaaaGGTTGCTTTGGTCATATTTGGTATATCATTGTGTCACAGTCTgcgtttttgttctttgttttattaCTCCTACGTTAAACATCAATAGATCATTTTGAATTGGACATTTGATTCAGTAATAATTTTTTAGGCTCTTACTACAAGTATGAGGGTAATGAAGATCATAAAATCAGTGGAGAAAACAGTTCTTTGTATGGAGAAATTCACAATTCTACAAGGCAGGAACAAAACATGAAATAGAAAATCAAGTTGAAAGCAATAAGCCGTTGTTAACTGTGGGTCAGGGATGGCAGTTACTTCTGTGTTGGGCAACTTGGGGAAAGGAAGATGAAGGACAAATGGAGATTTTAGGCCCTCTGGTGGCAGAGAAATGAACCTTGGAAGCAGGCTGAAATGATGGCATTCTGGTTGTTTTCGCTTTCAGATGTCAAGCCTTCTAATGTACTCATCAATGCTCTCGGTCAAGTGAAGATGTGCGATTTTGGAATCAGTGGCTACTTGGTGGACTCTGTTGCTAAAACAATTGATGCAGGTTGCAAACCATACATGGCCGTAAGTACATTAGCTAGGGTGGCATCTGGTAATGTCACTGCCGACAAATCATGCTGGGAAACAAGAAATGGATGGCCACAGAGGGAAAATGGAAATGTACCTAAGACTCCAGAAGTAGTCTGCCTCTTagtatttcttcaaaattttatgTCTGAAATCTTTACTCACTTGCTTCATATATTGTCTTAGTTTGTTCAGGCTGCTGTGGCAAAGTAATGTAAGCCAGGCAgcatataaacaacagaaatttatttctcacagttttggaggctaggaaATCCAAGATGAAGGCACCAGAAGATTTGGTGTCCAATGAGGGCTCACGTTTCTCAGAATCATACATAGCACCTTCCTGCTTAGTCCTCGCACGGTGAAAGGGGCGAGGGATCTCTCTAGGGCTTTTTTAATAAGGGCCCCAATCCTATTCATTAGTATTCCACTTTCATGATTCAATCACCCCCCAAAGGCCCTGCCTTCTGATACCACCACATGTGCGATTAGGTTTTAACCTGTGGGTTTTGGTGGGGCACAgacatagttatatatatattactttaaaaaaatcaagtgaaaGAGATACGTTATTTGAAAAAACATATACACAATACATATAGCCTGCACAGTTTTCCACACTGTATTGCAGGGGAGTATTACCTTGTTTGTTGAGGACAAAATAGTAAATAGAGCTTAAATTACCCAAACAAGGCAGTTAGATTAGTTATGAGAGGACCTCACAGCTGTGAAGATTCACCGTCATTAGCAGAGACCTTGCAATCCCCTTTAACTGAAGGAACGGACACTAGATTCTATCTGGAAATGGACTTGTGCTTTGAATTGAAAAGCTTCCTTCTGTGTTTAGCTAAAAATTGCTCAGGTCTATTAGCATGGGACAGTAGCCCAGTGACTCTTGTTTTATTGAGTTCTGGACTGTTCGTGTTTTAAACAAGGATAATTCTAGATGGGCAAAGTAGCTTTATAATGTATACCCTGTTTCTTCTTAAggcaaattttaaatttgttatgaaAGGAACTTGATCCATTACTGTGTCCAAGAAAAGACAAACACAGAAGAAGGGAAACCCCACGGAGACCTTGATATTTGTTGTAGTTAACCGGGTCTTCTTGGCCTTGGTGGCATGTTAACAGCTTATAACAACTCACTTGGCAGCTGATGCTACCCCCATCCCCAGAGACTATTGAACTAAGAACGTTATCTCAATTGTCTTCCCAGTTTCTCAGTTGTCTGTCTCCTTTCCAGCCTGAAAGAATAAACCCAGAGCTCAACCAGAAGGGATACAGTGTGAAGTCTGACATTTGGAGTCTGGGCATCACGATGGTAGTGTATGCCAATCATCATGAACTATGCAGTTGTGGGTAATGAAACTAGAATGAGGTGGACGTTGGGTTCAAGAAACAAATGCCCTAAATGCTGGTTTGGGGCGCCCTCTCCTGCTGAGATGGTAGGAGATTTTGAGTAATAATTGTTTGTATTGTGGTATAATAAAAACACTGATAGGGGATTGGGGAAACCAATCTTTCTCTTGATTCCACCTCTGACAAGCTGTATGCCTTTTTGAGTAATTGTTACAGTCACATGGACTATCTTCCTATCCTCCTCTGTAAAACGAGAGGATCTGACTAGATTCCTTatagtttaaaattaaattattcgaGCCAAGGCAAGAAGCTTAAGCTGTGCAAAGAATGCTAATGTGCGTGAACCCTGATAGGGCCGTGTTATCCAGGACATAGGCTATGCTTCCCAGGATATTTTTATTGGAGAAGTAGAAGTCAAAGTCTGATCAGGTcagtgtattagttcgttttcacactgctgataaaagcATCCCCAAGAatgagtaatttaaaagaaaaagaggtttaatggactcacagttccatgcagctggggaggcctcacgatcatggcggaaggtgaaaggcacatcttatatggcggcagacaagagagaatgagacagCCAAGTGAAAAGGGAGAtgcttcataaaaccatcagatctcgtgagactttttcactaccatgagaaccatagaacagtatgggggaaccacccccatgattcaattatttcccactgggtccctcccacaacatgtaggaattatgggagctacaattcaagatgagatttgggtggggacacagcccaaccaTATCAGTCAGGTATATCCTCAATACATGATAACCAATAGGATGATTTCCTTAGACACAGCCCTAAAGTTATATGATTTATTCATAACTTATTCATAACTTTGGTGATTGTAAATTTCATAACTTTGGTGGTCATACATTTTCATTGGATCACCAAGGTCTGGAATAGTCCACTGTGGTCCTGGCTCCTCCCCAGGCACAGCAGCTGAATAAATCCCATGAGTTATTTCTCCTGCCTGCCCAGAAAGCACATGATCCTGTAATGCAAAGTGGCCTTTTCTCAAGTCCAAAAAAAGATCTGTCATTTGGTTCTAGGTTGCTTTTTCTCCCTGTCATTTCACCAAGGGACCTGAAGGTGGCAGTAGATGCTCGGCTCTGGAAAGATCTTAGGCTGGGAATTACTTTTCAGACCAAACGTTTGAAATCCTCTTAGCTTTACATCCTGAAGTTTAATACGGTTGGCTTACAATTTTTATGAAGTGCCACAGTGGGTTTTAGTGAGGGTCCCCATTTTAGATAGGCTTAAGTGGCTGTGTCTAgtaagtaatatttaaaaatccctaGCACTAGGAATTTGGGGAAAATTGCTAGAGAACAAATTATTAGTTTATTTCCTGCCCCCCTACCCCTGGACTTATACTTGAACTTTGCCTTGTGTTTCCTGCTGTCTATCCACAAATGAAACGTGGGTGATTCCCTAAAGCAGCCCTGTTGAAACTGTtgtctccttttttcttcttttctccagaTTGAGTTGGCCATCCTTCGATTTCCCTATGATTCATGGGGAACTCCATTTCAGCAGCTCAAACAGGTGGTAGAGGAGCCATCGCCACAACTCCCAGCAGACAAGTTCTCTGCAGAGTTTGTTGACTTTACCTCACAGTGGTAAG contains the following coding sequences:
- the MAP2K6 gene encoding dual specificity mitogen-activated protein kinase kinase 6 isoform X2 codes for the protein MELGRGAYGVVEKMRHVPSGQIMAVKRIRATVNSQEQKRLLMDLDISMRTVDCPFTVTFYGALFREGDVWICMELMDTSLDKFYKQVIDKGQTIPEDILGKIAVSIVKALEHLHSKLSVIHRDVKPSNVLINALGQVKMCDFGISGYLVDSVAKTIDAGCKPYMAPERINPELNQKGYSVKSDIWSLGITMIELAILRFPYDSWGTPFQQLKQVVEEPSPQLPADKFSAEFVDFTSQCLKKNSKERPTYPELMQHPFFTLHESKGTDVASFVKLILGD
- the MAP2K6 gene encoding dual specificity mitogen-activated protein kinase kinase 6 isoform X1 yields the protein MSQSKGKKRNPGLKIPKEAFEQPQTSSTPPRDLDSKACISIGNQNFEVKADDLEPIMELGRGAYGVVEKMRHVPSGQIMAVKRIRATVNSQEQKRLLMDLDISMRTVDCPFTVTFYGALFREGDVWICMELMDTSLDKFYKQVIDKGQTIPEDILGKIAVSIVKALEHLHSKLSVIHRDVKPSNVLINALGQVKMCDFGISGYLVDSVAKTIDAGCKPYMAPERINPELNQKGYSVKSDIWSLGITMIELAILRFPYDSWGTPFQQLKQVVEEPSPQLPADKFSAEFVDFTSQCLKKNSKERPTYPELMQHPFFTLHESKGTDVASFVKLILGD